One window from the genome of Streptomyces sp. NBC_00287 encodes:
- a CDS encoding bifunctional methylenetetrahydrofolate dehydrogenase/methenyltetrahydrofolate cyclohydrolase, whose protein sequence is MTAQILDGKATAAAIKSDLTARVAALKEKGVTPGLGTILVGDDPGSQKYVAGKHRDCAEVGIASIQRELPGTATQEEIEAAVRELNEDPACTGYIVQLPLPKGIDENRILELMDPDKDADGLHPMNLGRLVLNEPAPLPCTPNGVLTLLRRYGVEIKGAEVVVVGRGVTIGRPMPLLLTRRSENATVTQCHTGTRDLSAHLKRADIIVAAAGSAHLIRPEDVKPGAAVLDVGVSRSAEGKIVGDVHPGVAEVAGWISPNPGGVGPMTRAQLLVNVVEAAERSVA, encoded by the coding sequence ATGACCGCCCAGATTCTCGATGGCAAGGCCACCGCAGCCGCGATCAAGTCCGATCTGACCGCCCGCGTGGCGGCGCTGAAGGAGAAGGGCGTCACGCCCGGCCTCGGCACGATCCTGGTCGGGGACGACCCCGGCAGCCAGAAGTACGTCGCCGGCAAGCACCGCGACTGCGCCGAGGTCGGCATCGCCTCCATCCAGCGCGAACTGCCCGGCACCGCGACACAGGAAGAGATCGAGGCGGCCGTACGGGAGCTGAACGAGGACCCGGCCTGCACCGGCTACATCGTCCAACTGCCGCTCCCCAAGGGCATCGACGAGAACCGCATCCTGGAACTGATGGACCCGGACAAGGACGCGGACGGCCTGCACCCGATGAACCTCGGCCGCCTCGTCCTGAACGAGCCGGCCCCCCTGCCCTGCACCCCCAACGGCGTCCTCACGCTGCTGCGCCGCTACGGCGTGGAGATCAAGGGCGCCGAGGTCGTGGTCGTCGGTCGCGGTGTGACCATCGGCCGCCCGATGCCGCTGCTGCTGACCCGGCGCAGCGAGAACGCCACGGTGACGCAGTGCCACACGGGGACGCGGGATCTGTCGGCGCACCTGAAGCGGGCCGACATCATCGTGGCGGCCGCCGGTTCGGCCCACCTCATCCGTCCCGAGGATGTCAAGCCCGGCGCCGCCGTCCTCGACGTCGGCGTCTCCCGCAGCGCCGAGGGCAAGATCGTGGGCGATGTCCACCCGGGCGTGGCCGAGGTGGCCGGCTGGATCTCCCCGAACCCCGGCGGTGTCGGCCCGATGACCCGGGCCCAGCTGCTGGTCAACGTGGTCGAGGCGGCGGAGCGCAGTGTCGCCTGA
- a CDS encoding DinB family protein produces MSENTEILLEPPVAGDEADTLVGSLERQRRIFAWKCEGLDAAGLSTRLAPSALTLGGLLKHLALVEAEYFTLRLLGEDPGPPWNAVDWEAAPDWEWRSAAEDSPEELYTLWRETVARSRANIRKVLAEGGPGQLVAYKSRSGESPSLRRLLIDIVEEYARHVGQVDLIRESIDGRVGEDPPEDYRPF; encoded by the coding sequence ATGAGTGAGAACACCGAGATCTTGCTTGAACCCCCGGTCGCGGGCGACGAGGCCGACACCCTGGTCGGCTCCCTGGAACGGCAGCGCCGCATCTTCGCCTGGAAGTGCGAGGGCCTGGACGCGGCGGGCCTGAGCACACGCCTCGCGCCCTCGGCGCTCACGCTCGGCGGGCTGCTCAAGCACCTGGCGCTCGTGGAGGCCGAGTACTTCACCCTGCGGCTGCTCGGGGAGGACCCGGGCCCGCCGTGGAACGCGGTGGACTGGGAGGCGGCGCCCGACTGGGAGTGGCGTTCGGCGGCCGAGGACAGTCCCGAGGAGCTGTACACGCTCTGGCGCGAGACGGTGGCCCGCTCCCGCGCGAACATACGCAAGGTCCTGGCTGAGGGCGGCCCCGGACAGCTGGTCGCGTACAAGTCGAGAAGCGGCGAATCCCCGAGCCTGCGCCGCCTGCTGATCGACATCGTCGAGGAGTACGCCCGCCATGTGGGCCAGGTCGACCTGATCCGTGAGTCGATCGACGGCCGGGTGGGAGAGGACCCGCCGGAGGACTATCGGCCCTTCTGA
- a CDS encoding helix-turn-helix domain-containing protein yields MGGWQPLPDELPPEVRHFVTQLRLLKDRTGLSLVALGARTAYSKSSWQRYLNAVQPPPRQAVMALCRVAGESGEDAERFVVRWELAVHAWPRPAMPKESSSSDGSSYGSSDGSEVEAYEDDPTLPWWDTPPQEPSRRLLYAALGLAVVLVLTVVIGAFAVG; encoded by the coding sequence ATGGGCGGCTGGCAGCCGCTGCCGGACGAGCTGCCGCCGGAGGTGCGGCACTTCGTGACGCAGCTGCGGCTCCTGAAGGACCGCACGGGCCTCAGCCTGGTCGCGCTGGGCGCGCGCACGGCGTACAGCAAGTCCTCCTGGCAGCGCTATCTGAACGCCGTCCAGCCGCCGCCGCGGCAGGCGGTCATGGCGCTGTGCCGGGTGGCGGGGGAGTCCGGGGAGGACGCCGAGCGGTTCGTCGTGCGCTGGGAGCTGGCGGTGCATGCGTGGCCGCGGCCGGCGATGCCGAAGGAGTCCTCGTCCTCGGACGGGTCCTCGTACGGGTCCTCGGACGGTTCGGAGGTCGAGGCTTACGAGGACGATCCGACCCTGCCGTGGTGGGACACGCCCCCGCAGGAGCCGTCGCGGCGGCTGCTCTACGCGGCTCTGGGGCTGGCGGTGGTGCTGGTGCTGACGGTGGTGATCGGTGCTTTCGCCGTGGGCTGA
- a CDS encoding FG-GAP-like repeat-containing protein — MFSPRRLRPVLALLAAGAVLSVPLPAAHAVVGTPAPDGTHAFTAHLDIGGTRSCSAALVDPEWLVTAASCFADDPQSGTAPAAGKPKLKTVATIGRTTLSGTGGHVAEVTQIVPRAGRDLVFARLASPATAVTPVKLAATAPAAGDALTVLGYGRTKTEWVPGKLHQANYTLDAVADGTLAMTGKSADDSVCKGDTGGPVLRATSGGSYELVAVNSRSWQGGCHGTTETRTGAIAARTDGKPGGASLTAGQTLASGDSLLSKSAKVTMGTDGNLTVASNAGKTLWSSGTSGNAGATATLSAAGNLSVKSAAGASLWESKTSAANGTLLLQDRGNLVVRTASGDTIWSSNTVVRNDLSGDGRSDFAVWYDNADGRDGIHRFTTAADGTFQTPGNGYMSTADTWNAANAKTVTGDYNGDGLADVAGVYGYSDGALAIWTWLAKADGTYATPFRTANVSGWTFTRLSFFSGDFDGDGRDDIGAWYDYAAGHDRLFTFRSAENGGFTAPTSSLTIEAGNWTADLAKLATGDYNGDGRDDLAAFYTYDSGVARIWSFLANADGGFNSGVKNWEAPSWGVRDRTTVYSGDFDGDGRDDLVAWYDYSDGSDGVHTWLADTGGLLSTHKASTRVAAGNLTRASMKIAAGDYNGDGRDDLGFLYGRGDGSVRMWTMPSLAGGTFGAYTGGWSGTTWTFARAGVIERYPS; from the coding sequence ATGTTCTCGCCCCGCCGCCTCAGACCGGTCCTGGCCCTGCTCGCCGCCGGCGCGGTCCTGTCCGTGCCCCTTCCCGCCGCGCACGCCGTGGTCGGCACCCCGGCCCCGGACGGCACCCACGCCTTCACCGCCCACCTCGACATCGGCGGCACCCGTTCCTGCTCGGCCGCTCTGGTCGACCCGGAGTGGCTGGTCACGGCCGCTTCCTGCTTCGCCGACGACCCGCAGTCCGGTACCGCCCCGGCGGCCGGGAAGCCGAAGCTGAAGACGGTCGCCACCATCGGCCGCACCACGTTGAGCGGCACCGGCGGCCATGTCGCCGAGGTCACCCAGATCGTGCCGCGGGCCGGCCGCGACCTGGTCTTCGCCCGGCTGGCCTCCCCGGCGACCGCCGTCACCCCGGTCAAGCTCGCCGCCACCGCGCCCGCCGCCGGTGACGCGCTGACCGTCCTGGGCTACGGCCGCACCAAGACCGAATGGGTGCCCGGCAAGCTCCACCAGGCCAACTACACCCTGGACGCGGTCGCCGACGGCACCCTCGCCATGACCGGCAAGAGCGCCGACGACTCCGTCTGCAAGGGCGACACCGGCGGCCCGGTCCTGCGCGCTACGAGCGGGGGCTCGTACGAGCTGGTCGCCGTCAACTCCCGCTCCTGGCAGGGCGGCTGCCACGGCACCACCGAGACCCGTACCGGCGCGATCGCCGCCCGCACCGACGGCAAGCCGGGCGGCGCGAGCCTCACCGCCGGTCAGACCCTGGCCTCCGGCGACTCCCTGCTGTCGAAGTCCGCCAAGGTCACCATGGGCACCGACGGCAACCTGACGGTTGCCTCCAACGCCGGCAAGACCCTGTGGTCCTCGGGCACGAGCGGCAACGCGGGCGCCACCGCCACCCTCAGCGCGGCCGGCAACCTGTCCGTGAAGTCGGCCGCCGGCGCCTCCCTGTGGGAGTCGAAGACCTCCGCGGCGAACGGCACCCTGCTCCTCCAGGACCGCGGCAATCTGGTCGTACGCACCGCCTCTGGCGACACGATCTGGTCCAGCAACACCGTCGTACGCAACGACCTCAGTGGCGACGGCCGTTCCGACTTCGCCGTCTGGTACGACAACGCGGACGGCCGGGACGGCATCCACCGCTTCACCACGGCCGCGGACGGCACCTTCCAGACGCCCGGCAACGGCTACATGTCCACTGCCGACACCTGGAACGCCGCCAACGCGAAGACCGTGACCGGCGACTACAACGGCGACGGCCTCGCCGACGTCGCCGGCGTCTACGGCTACTCCGACGGCGCCCTGGCCATCTGGACCTGGCTCGCCAAGGCCGACGGCACCTACGCCACGCCGTTCCGCACCGCCAATGTCAGCGGCTGGACCTTCACCCGTCTCAGCTTCTTCAGCGGCGACTTCGACGGCGACGGCCGCGACGACATCGGCGCCTGGTACGACTACGCCGCCGGCCACGACCGGCTGTTCACCTTCCGGTCCGCCGAGAACGGCGGCTTCACCGCGCCCACCTCGTCCCTCACCATCGAGGCGGGCAACTGGACGGCGGACCTCGCCAAGCTGGCGACCGGTGACTACAACGGCGACGGCCGCGACGACCTCGCCGCCTTCTACACCTACGACAGCGGCGTGGCCCGCATCTGGTCCTTCCTCGCCAACGCCGACGGCGGATTCAACTCCGGCGTCAAGAACTGGGAGGCGCCGAGCTGGGGTGTCCGCGACCGCACCACCGTCTACTCCGGCGACTTCGACGGCGACGGCCGTGACGACCTGGTCGCCTGGTACGACTACAGCGACGGCAGCGACGGCGTCCACACCTGGCTGGCCGACACCGGCGGTCTCCTCAGCACCCACAAGGCGTCCACGAGGGTCGCGGCCGGCAATCTCACGCGCGCCAGCATGAAGATCGCCGCCGGTGACTACAACGGCGACGGCCGGGACGACCTCGGCTTCCTGTACGGACGCGGCGACGGCTCCGTCAGGATGTGGACGATGCCCTCCCTGGCGGGCGGCACCTTCGGTGCATACACCGGCGGCTGGAGCGGGACGACCTGGACCTTCGCCCGCGCCGGCGTGATCGAGCGGTACCCGTCCTGA
- a CDS encoding aldehyde dehydrogenase family protein: MARQHEQRTIHVDGEWREAISGATRDIIDPAVARPFAVVAEGDEKDTDLAVEAARRAFRESDWPRTPVAERAALLRRVADLLVRDREELGALESRDAGKTLEEGRVDIDCVADAFRYFADLVAGEAPGRVVDAGSPDIHSVVVHEPVGVCALITPWNYPLLQASWKIAPALAAGNTFVVKPSEITPLTTVALIDLLAEAGLPSGVAGIVTGPGHSVGARLAEHPDVDLVSFTGGLISGVKVAQAAAVSVKKVALELGGKNPNVVFADACATEEGFDTAVDQALNAAFIHSGQVCSAGSRLIVEESLRDRFVTELARRAAKIRLGRGTDEGVECGPLVSEQQRAKVETYVASALEEGAVLRTGGKRGEGPGYFYEPTVLDACHREMKVVREEVFGPVLTVETFRTEDEAVALANDTEYGLAGAVWTADAGRARRVAGRLRHGTVWINDFHPYLPQAEWGGFGKSGVGRELGPAGLAEYRESKHIYQNLAPKPVRWFTG, from the coding sequence ATGGCAAGGCAGCACGAACAACGGACGATCCATGTCGACGGCGAGTGGCGTGAAGCGATCTCCGGCGCCACCCGCGACATCATCGACCCAGCGGTCGCCCGGCCCTTCGCCGTGGTCGCCGAGGGCGACGAGAAGGACACCGACCTGGCGGTCGAGGCCGCCCGGCGCGCATTCCGCGAGAGCGACTGGCCGCGCACCCCGGTCGCCGAACGCGCCGCCCTCCTGCGCCGCGTCGCCGACCTCCTGGTGCGCGACCGCGAGGAACTCGGCGCGCTGGAGAGCCGCGACGCGGGCAAGACCCTGGAAGAGGGCCGCGTCGACATCGACTGTGTCGCCGACGCCTTCCGCTACTTCGCCGACCTCGTCGCCGGCGAGGCCCCGGGCCGGGTCGTGGACGCGGGCTCGCCCGATATCCACAGCGTCGTCGTGCATGAGCCGGTCGGCGTCTGCGCCCTGATCACGCCCTGGAACTACCCACTGCTCCAGGCCAGTTGGAAGATCGCCCCCGCGCTCGCCGCGGGCAACACCTTCGTCGTCAAGCCGAGCGAGATCACCCCGCTGACGACCGTCGCGCTGATCGACCTGCTGGCCGAGGCGGGCCTGCCGTCCGGCGTCGCGGGCATCGTCACCGGGCCCGGCCATTCGGTCGGCGCCCGGCTCGCCGAGCACCCCGACGTCGACCTCGTCTCCTTCACCGGCGGTCTGATCAGCGGCGTCAAGGTGGCCCAGGCGGCCGCCGTTTCGGTGAAGAAGGTCGCCCTCGAACTCGGCGGCAAGAACCCCAACGTCGTCTTCGCCGACGCCTGCGCCACCGAGGAGGGCTTCGACACCGCCGTCGACCAGGCCCTCAACGCCGCCTTCATCCACAGCGGCCAGGTCTGTTCGGCCGGCTCCCGCCTCATCGTCGAGGAGTCCCTCAGGGACCGCTTCGTCACCGAACTCGCCCGCCGCGCCGCGAAGATCCGCCTCGGCCGCGGCACCGACGAGGGCGTCGAATGCGGCCCCCTCGTCTCCGAACAGCAGCGCGCGAAGGTCGAGACGTACGTCGCCTCCGCGCTGGAGGAAGGCGCGGTGCTGCGGACGGGCGGCAAGCGCGGCGAAGGGCCCGGCTACTTCTACGAGCCGACCGTCCTCGACGCCTGCCACCGCGAGATGAAGGTCGTACGCGAAGAGGTCTTCGGCCCGGTCCTCACGGTCGAGACCTTCCGTACGGAGGACGAGGCCGTCGCCCTGGCCAACGACACCGAGTACGGCCTCGCGGGCGCCGTCTGGACCGCCGACGCGGGCCGCGCCCGCCGCGTGGCCGGACGACTGCGCCACGGCACCGTCTGGATCAACGACTTCCACCCCTATCTCCCGCAGGCGGAGTGGGGCGGCTTCGGCAAGAGCGGCGTCGGCCGCGAGCTGGGCCCCGCCGGCCTCGCCGAGTACCGCGAGAGCAAGCACATCTACCAGAACCTCGCGCCGAAGCCCGTCCGTTGGTTCACCGGCTGA
- a CDS encoding GMC family oxidoreductase, whose amino-acid sequence MPQNTHVYDYVVIGGGTAGSVIASRLTENPDVTVAVIEGGPSDVGRDDVLTLRRWMGLLGGELDYDYPTTEQPRGNSHIRHSRARVLGGCSSHNTLIAFKPLPSDWDEWEAAGAKGWGAVPMEAYYARLLNNIVPVDEKDRNAIARDFVEAAQEALGVPRVEGFNKKPFTEGVGFFDLAYHPENNKRSSASVAYLHPVMDERPNLRIYLETWAHKLELNGTRAEGVHVRAKDGEEFLVRARNEVLLCAGAVDSPRLLLHSGIGRREDLEALGIPVALDLPGVGENLLDHPESVIVWETNGPIPENSAMDSDAGLFVRRDPEHAGPDLMFHFYQIPFTDNPERLGYERPEFGVSMTPNIPKPKSRGRLYLTSPDPSVKPALDFRYFTDEDDYDGRTLVDGIRIAREIAKSEPLAGWLKREVCPGPEILGDAELSEYARKVAHTVYHPAGTCRMGAADDELAVVDPQLRIRGLQGIRIADASVFPTMPAVNPMIGVLMVGERAVDLIGGDA is encoded by the coding sequence ATGCCTCAGAACACCCATGTCTACGATTACGTCGTGATCGGCGGCGGCACCGCCGGCTCCGTCATCGCCTCACGCCTGACCGAGAACCCCGATGTCACCGTCGCCGTCATCGAGGGCGGCCCGAGCGACGTCGGCCGTGACGACGTCCTCACCCTGCGCCGCTGGATGGGCCTGCTCGGCGGCGAGCTGGACTACGACTACCCCACCACCGAGCAGCCGCGCGGCAACTCCCACATCCGGCACAGCCGCGCCCGCGTCCTCGGCGGATGCTCCTCGCACAACACCCTGATCGCCTTCAAGCCCCTGCCCTCCGACTGGGACGAGTGGGAGGCGGCCGGCGCCAAGGGCTGGGGCGCGGTGCCGATGGAGGCGTACTACGCGCGGCTGCTGAACAACATCGTCCCGGTCGACGAGAAGGACCGGAACGCCATCGCCCGCGACTTCGTCGAGGCGGCTCAGGAGGCCCTCGGCGTCCCGCGCGTGGAGGGCTTCAACAAGAAGCCGTTCACCGAGGGCGTCGGTTTCTTCGACCTCGCCTACCACCCGGAGAACAACAAGCGTTCGTCCGCGTCGGTGGCGTATCTGCACCCGGTGATGGACGAGCGGCCCAATCTCCGCATCTACCTTGAGACCTGGGCCCACAAGCTGGAGCTGAACGGCACCCGCGCCGAGGGCGTGCACGTCCGCGCCAAGGACGGCGAGGAGTTCCTCGTCCGCGCCCGCAACGAGGTGCTGCTCTGCGCCGGCGCCGTCGACTCGCCGCGGCTGCTGCTGCACTCGGGCATCGGGCGCCGCGAGGACCTCGAGGCGCTCGGCATACCCGTCGCGCTCGATCTGCCGGGCGTCGGCGAGAACCTGCTCGACCACCCCGAGTCGGTGATCGTCTGGGAGACGAACGGCCCCATCCCGGAGAACTCCGCGATGGACTCCGACGCGGGCCTGTTCGTGCGCCGCGACCCCGAACACGCGGGCCCGGACCTGATGTTCCACTTCTACCAGATCCCGTTCACGGACAACCCGGAGCGACTGGGCTACGAGCGCCCGGAGTTCGGCGTCTCGATGACCCCGAACATCCCCAAGCCGAAGTCCCGCGGCCGTCTGTACCTGACGAGCCCGGACCCGTCCGTGAAGCCCGCCCTGGACTTCCGCTACTTCACCGACGAGGACGACTACGACGGGCGGACACTGGTCGACGGCATCCGCATCGCCCGCGAGATCGCCAAGAGCGAGCCGCTGGCCGGCTGGCTCAAGCGCGAGGTCTGCCCGGGACCGGAGATCCTCGGCGACGCGGAGCTGAGCGAGTACGCCCGTAAGGTCGCGCACACCGTGTACCACCCGGCGGGCACCTGCCGGATGGGCGCGGCCGACGATGAACTGGCGGTGGTGGACCCACAGTTGAGGATCCGTGGCCTCCAGGGCATCCGTATCGCCGATGCCTCGGTCTTCCCGACCATGCCCGCCGTGAACCCGATGATCGGCGTGCTCATGGTCGGGGAACGAGCCGTGGACCTGATCGGTGGTGATGCGTGA
- a CDS encoding bifunctional helix-turn-helix transcriptional regulator/GNAT family N-acetyltransferase produces the protein MEPVSTEHVTAFRRFNRYFTRRIGALDDHYLGQDRPLGEARLLFEIGDGVSLRQLRSRLGLDAGYLSRMAKALEAQGVIRVRVHPDDSRSRLVELTPAGRVELKEQQRRANALVADLLGGLTQGQRTELTDAMATTRRLLRLAAITVQRVDGASADARACLDAYAADIDARFPEGFDPADLVRPEEVSGDAGAFFVAYEESLPVGCGALRKLEPGVGEIRHVWVHPEARRLGLARRLLDALEREASARELSVVRLDTHAALTEAQAMYRACGYTEIPRYDDNVYASHWFEKRLS, from the coding sequence ATGGAACCCGTGTCGACGGAGCATGTGACGGCATTCCGCCGTTTCAACCGCTATTTCACGCGCCGTATCGGCGCCCTCGACGACCACTACCTCGGCCAGGACCGCCCCCTCGGCGAGGCCCGCCTGCTGTTCGAGATCGGTGACGGGGTGTCCCTGCGGCAGCTCAGGAGCCGACTCGGTCTGGACGCCGGGTATTTGAGCCGGATGGCAAAGGCGCTGGAGGCCCAGGGTGTGATCCGGGTCCGGGTACATCCGGACGACAGTCGTTCACGGTTGGTGGAGTTGACCCCGGCCGGGCGCGTCGAGCTCAAGGAACAGCAGCGGCGCGCCAACGCCCTGGTGGCGGACCTCCTCGGCGGCCTCACCCAGGGACAGCGCACCGAGCTGACCGACGCGATGGCCACGACCCGGCGCCTGCTGCGCCTCGCCGCCATCACCGTCCAGCGCGTCGACGGCGCCTCAGCGGACGCACGCGCGTGTCTCGACGCCTACGCCGCCGATATCGACGCCCGCTTCCCGGAAGGCTTCGACCCCGCCGATCTCGTACGGCCCGAGGAGGTGTCCGGGGACGCCGGGGCGTTCTTCGTGGCGTACGAGGAGAGTCTGCCGGTGGGCTGTGGGGCGCTGCGGAAGTTGGAACCGGGCGTGGGCGAGATCCGGCATGTGTGGGTGCATCCGGAGGCTCGCCGCCTGGGGCTCGCCCGCCGTCTCCTCGACGCGCTCGAACGCGAGGCGAGCGCACGGGAGTTGTCCGTCGTACGCCTGGACACGCATGCCGCGCTCACGGAGGCGCAGGCGATGTACCGGGCGTGCGGGTACACGGAGATCCCGCGGTACGACGACAACGTCTATGCCAGCCACTGGTTCGAGAAGCGGCTCTCTTAG
- a CDS encoding helix-turn-helix domain-containing protein codes for MPRWRALPDELDPQVREFASQLRRLVDRSGLSIAAVADRTGYSKTSWERYLNGRLLAPKGAIVALAEVTGTNPIHLTTMWELAERAWSRSEMRHDMTMEAIRISQARAALGEFGAPPPNAKGSKTARKSSSATATPGVAGPAGVAPTVPPRSVDADVVRDSVEEAAASGSNSWGVAGYRGPSRTGTTGGGGTTPSASPAPSTPSYGEPPQTPRPGHAGGPSGESRGKRRLTMFLAGVVGVLVVVGAAYFLTEGGGGEKNEGGAKSPSPTVSADTELPPGVECSGASCTGKDAESMGCSGDLVTTAKTATVGTAVVEVRYSETCGAAWGRITQAAQGDEVRVTVGDTDQTGTITTAGDTIAYTPMVAVKDAGDATACVTTATGEEGCTQ; via the coding sequence ATGCCTCGTTGGAGGGCCTTGCCGGATGAACTGGATCCGCAGGTAAGGGAGTTCGCGAGCCAGTTGCGTCGGCTTGTGGACCGCAGTGGTCTGAGCATCGCGGCGGTGGCGGACCGGACGGGCTACAGCAAGACGTCCTGGGAGCGGTATCTGAACGGACGGCTGCTCGCGCCGAAGGGCGCGATCGTGGCGCTGGCCGAAGTCACCGGAACGAATCCCATCCATCTGACAACGATGTGGGAGCTCGCCGAACGCGCTTGGAGCCGTTCGGAGATGCGCCACGACATGACCATGGAAGCGATCCGGATCTCCCAGGCGCGTGCCGCGCTCGGGGAGTTCGGCGCGCCTCCGCCGAACGCCAAGGGCAGCAAGACGGCCCGCAAGAGCAGCAGCGCGACGGCGACGCCGGGGGTTGCGGGACCGGCGGGGGTGGCACCTACGGTGCCGCCACGGTCGGTGGACGCCGATGTCGTCCGGGACTCGGTGGAGGAAGCGGCGGCGTCGGGGAGCAACTCGTGGGGAGTGGCGGGGTACCGGGGCCCGTCGCGGACGGGGACGACGGGAGGCGGCGGTACGACACCGTCCGCGAGCCCGGCACCGAGTACTCCCTCTTACGGTGAACCGCCGCAGACACCTCGGCCGGGGCACGCCGGCGGGCCTTCGGGGGAGAGCCGGGGCAAGCGTCGGCTGACGATGTTCCTCGCGGGTGTCGTGGGCGTGCTGGTGGTGGTCGGGGCCGCGTACTTCCTGACGGAAGGCGGAGGCGGGGAGAAGAACGAGGGCGGTGCCAAGTCCCCGTCGCCGACGGTTTCGGCGGATACGGAGCTGCCGCCGGGCGTCGAGTGCAGCGGAGCGTCCTGCACGGGCAAGGACGCGGAGAGCATGGGCTGCAGCGGCGACTTGGTGACGACGGCGAAGACGGCGACGGTCGGCACGGCGGTGGTGGAGGTCCGTTACAGCGAGACCTGCGGCGCCGCGTGGGGCCGTATCACCCAGGCGGCACAGGGCGACGAGGTACGCGTGACCGTGGGCGACACGGACCAGACCGGCACGATCACAACTGCCGGCGACACGATCGCGTACACCCCGATGGTCGCGGTGAAGGACGCGGGCGACGCGACGGCGTGCGTGACGACGGCGACGGGGGAGGAGGGGTGCACGCAGTAG
- a CDS encoding DUF3017 domain-containing protein produces the protein MEVRDAVSAPDAEGTPRRTTRRFPLFTRDTARPEGGGRAARGDAPAPARQWPVLLVLILVGVGLLVTALDAFRIGTLLIGVALLGGGALRWLLPDVGMLAVRSRFTDIVTYGVLGTAIVLLALMVQPNPLLEIPFLKDTLHFTVSN, from the coding sequence ATGGAGGTGCGGGACGCGGTCAGCGCGCCGGACGCCGAGGGCACACCTCGCCGTACGACCCGCCGCTTCCCGCTGTTCACGAGGGACACCGCGCGCCCCGAGGGCGGCGGTCGCGCGGCCCGCGGCGACGCCCCGGCACCGGCCCGCCAGTGGCCGGTCCTGCTGGTGCTCATACTGGTCGGCGTCGGTCTGCTGGTGACCGCCCTGGACGCCTTCCGCATCGGCACGCTGCTGATCGGCGTCGCCCTGCTCGGCGGCGGGGCGCTGCGCTGGCTGCTCCCGGACGTCGGCATGCTCGCGGTCCGCTCCCGCTTCACCGACATCGTCACGTACGGAGTGCTGGGCACCGCGATCGTCCTGCTGGCGCTGATGGTGCAGCCGAACCCCTTGCTGGAGATCCCGTTCCTCAAGGACACGCTGCACTTCACGGTCAGCAACTAA
- a CDS encoding malate dehydrogenase: MTRTPVNVTVTGAAGQIGYALLFRIASGQLLGADVPVKLRLLEITPALKAAEGTAMELDDCAFPLLQGIEISDDPNVAFDGANVALLVGARPRTKGMERGDLLEANGGIFKPQGKAINDHAADDIKVLVVGNPANTNALIAQAAAPDVPAERFTAMTRLDHNRALTQLAKKTGSTVADIKRLTIWGNHSATQYPDIFHATIAGKNAAEVVSDEKWLAEDFIPTVAKRGAAIIEARGASSAASAANAAIDHVHTWVNGTADGDWVSMGIPSDGSYGVPEGLISSFPVTTKDGKYEIVQGLEINEFSRTRIDASVAELAEEREAVRALGLL, from the coding sequence ATGACCCGCACTCCCGTGAACGTCACCGTCACCGGCGCGGCCGGCCAGATCGGTTACGCCCTGCTCTTCCGCATCGCCTCCGGCCAGCTGCTCGGCGCGGACGTGCCGGTCAAGCTGCGCCTGCTGGAGATCACCCCGGCGCTGAAGGCCGCCGAGGGCACCGCCATGGAGCTGGACGACTGCGCGTTCCCGCTTCTGCAGGGCATCGAGATCAGCGACGACCCGAACGTCGCCTTCGACGGCGCCAACGTCGCCCTCCTCGTCGGCGCCCGCCCCCGCACCAAGGGCATGGAGCGCGGCGACCTCCTCGAGGCCAACGGCGGCATCTTCAAGCCGCAGGGCAAGGCCATCAACGACCACGCCGCGGACGACATCAAGGTCCTCGTCGTCGGCAACCCGGCCAACACCAACGCCCTCATCGCCCAGGCCGCCGCGCCCGACGTACCGGCCGAGCGCTTCACCGCGATGACCCGCCTGGACCACAACCGCGCGCTGACCCAGCTCGCGAAGAAGACGGGCTCCACGGTCGCCGACATCAAGCGCCTGACCATCTGGGGCAACCACTCCGCCACCCAGTACCCGGACATCTTCCACGCCACCATCGCCGGCAAGAACGCCGCCGAGGTCGTCAGCGACGAGAAGTGGCTGGCCGAGGACTTCATCCCGACCGTCGCCAAGCGCGGCGCCGCGATCATCGAGGCCCGTGGCGCCTCGTCGGCCGCCTCCGCCGCCAACGCCGCCATCGACCACGTCCACACCTGGGTCAACGGCACCGCCGACGGCGACTGGGTCTCCATGGGTATTCCGTCGGACGGCTCCTACGGCGTCCCGGAGGGCCTGATCTCCTCCTTCCCGGTCACCACCAAGGACGGCAAGTACGAGATCGTCCAGGGCCTGGAGATCAACGAGTTCTCCCGCACCCGTATCGACGCCTCCGTCGCGGAGCTCGCGGAGGAGCGCGAGGCGGTCCGCGCCCTCGGCCTGCTCTGA